Below is a window of Chloroflexota bacterium DNA.
CAGGTACTGGAGGACGCCCCAGCCGCGCCGACTCGAGCAGGACGGCGGCTCGCGGTCTGAGCAGGTGATCCGGAACATGCCCAGGCTGGTGACGCGCCAACGGGTTGCCTGCTGTGCGGCCGGCTGCGCCCCCGGCGTCGCCGGCCGCGACGAGGCCCGCCGCGCGACGGTCAGGGGGGCGTCGCCGGCCCGGGCGGCGTCCTCACGTGGCGCGCTGACGCCCTGCTCGGCCAGCAGCCGCCGCAGCTCCTGCACCTGGTTTTCCAGCTCCAGCAGCCGTTCCCAGGCTTCTTCCACCCGCGCCCCCATGTGGGGCGTGTCGAACGCAATCATCCAGCCTCACCTCAGTTGTCCCCGTCAGCTGGGGTGTGCGGCCCGCTGGCGCGCTCGACCGGCACGCCGCCTGACCTATCCCTTCCCTGTCTCGTACTGGTGAAGTGCATACAATGCCCAGAATCCGTTCACTTCCCCGCGGCAGTCCGGCGCACGTCCGTCCGCGATCTGCCCACCAGCAGCCCGTATGGCCCCGGGTTTCCCGCCAGCGCGCCGCGCACTTGCGCGAGGGACGGCCCGGCCAGCCGGTATACTCCGACCAGGAGTGTGCCGATGGCCACCATGCCCGCCTTCCTGTTCGATCTCGATGGCACCCTGGTTGATTCGGTCTACTCGCACGTCCTGGCGTGGCGGTCCGCGCTCGAAGGGGCCGGCATCGAGCTGTCGGTGTGGCGAATTCATCGCAGGATCGGGATGAGCGGCGGCTTGCTGGTCAACGCCCTCCTGCGCGAGACCGGCACGGCGATCACCGCCGAGCAGGTGGCCCGCATCCAGCAGCTGCACGCCGAGGCCTACGCCCGGCAGGTGCCGAACCTCCGGCCGCTGCCCGGCGCGCGTGAGCTGCTCCAGTACCTGACCGAGCGCGGCGTCCCGTGGACCATCGCCACGAGCGGCCGGATCGAGAGCGCGCAGCCGGCGCTCGACGTGCTGGGCGTCGATCCACGGGTGCCGGTCGTCACGCGGGATCAGGTGGCCCACGCCAAGCCGGACCCGGACCTGTTCCTGGCCGCCGCCGAGCGGCTGGGCGTGGACATCGGCGACTCCATCGTGGTGGGAGACAGCGTCTGGGACTTGCTGGCGGCGAGGAGGGCGCGGGCGCTCGGCGTCGGGCTGCTCTCCGGCGGGTACGGCCAGGATGAGCTGCAATCGGCCGGGGCGTACCGCGTCTACGAAGATCCGTTCGACCTGCTGCGCCACCTGGACGAGGTCGGCGTGCGGCCGGTGGACTGACCGTCGATGCCCCTCGACGCAGCCCCAGCACCCGAGGAGGGTGCGCCGCATCGCGTGCTGGTCGTCAACCCGAACACCAGCGACGAGATGACGGCGGCGATCCACCGCGCCGCCTGCGGAGCCGCGCCGCCGGGCGTGCTGGTCGAGACGGTCCGCGCCGAGTCGGGGCCGCGCAGCATCGAAGGGCACTTTGACGAGGCCGTCAGCGCCCTCGCAACCCTCGAGCCGGTGCTGCGCCGCCAGCACGAGGCCGATGCGTTCGTGCTGGCCTGCTTCAGCGCGCACATCGGCATCGACGCCGCCCGCGAGGTGACCCGCAAGCCCGTGGTCGGGATCGCCGAGGCCGGGATGGCGCTGGCGACCTTCCTGGGACGCCGATTCAGCATCGTCACGACCTCGCCGCGCTGGCGTCCAATCCTCGAAGACGCCGTGCGGCTGTACGGGTACGAGTCGCGCTGCGCGTCCGTGCGGTCGAGCGGGCTGGCCGTGCTGGAGCTGGAGCGGCTGCCGCACGCCGAGGTGGTGGAGCGGCTGACGACGGAGGCCGAGCGGGCGGTCTGCGAGGACGGGGCCGAGGCGATTGTGCTCGGGTGCGCGGGCATGGCCGATCTGGAGACCCGCCTGCGCGCGGCCCTGGACGTGCCGATTGTCGAGAGCGTGGCGGCGGGCGTCGGGCTGGCCTGCACGCTGGCACGGCTCGGGCTGGGGACCAGCGCACGCGGCACCTACGCGCCGGTGCAGCCGCGCGAAGTGGCCGGCGAGCTGCCAGCAGCGGTCCGGCGCGTGTACGAGGGCTGACCCGACGGGAAGCATGTGCGGCCTGCCCCGACGGCGTCTGGCGCTTCTGCTACCCTGTGCCGCGCGGGGTTGCTCGTTTCCAGTATGATCCCTGAGTAATTCAGGCGATTGACTGGACAATCTCGCGGTCAGCTCGGCGTTGCGTTGACCGGAGGCCGTTCCCCTTCACGCCGCGGAGGTGACCGCTCCTATGGTCGTCGTAACGCACCCTGACACCGATCGACTCAGCCCCACTGCCGAGACCCAGGTGGCCGAGCGCACCGCCCAGCGGGCCGGCTTGAAGCTCGGATTCCTGACCCGGCTCGAAGTGGGCGCGGACCCGGCTGACTCCTACAAGTTCGGCCTGGAGATGTTCGATCTGGCGGAGGAACTCGGCTACGACACCGGCTGGATCGCGCAGCACCACTTCCTGAACGGCGCTGGCCGCCTGCCCTCGGTGTTCCCGTTCCTGGCCGCCGCCGCGCAGCGTACGAAGCGCATCAACCTCGGGACGGCCGTCGTGACGCTGCCGCTGGAGGATCCGCTGCGCGTCGCCGAGGACGCGGCGTTCGTGGACGTCATCAGCGGCGGCCGGCTCCAGCTTGGCGTGGGCACCGGCGGCGATCCGCTCTCCTTCAACGCCTTCGGCAAGGACGTGAACGCGCGCCGCGAAGCCTACGCCGATGGCCTGCGGCTGATCAAGACGGCGCTGACGGGCCAGCCGGTCAACGGCACCACGGCGGTGATGTACCCGACCGCCCCGAGTCTGGTGGATCGGATCTGGGAAGCGACGTTCAGCGTGGACGGCGGCGGGCGCATCGGCAAGAACGGCAGCGGCCTGCTGCTGGCTCGGACCTCGGCCCACTCCGGCGATCCGGCGGACGTGGTGCAGGCGCCCATCGCCGAACTGTACCAGCAGGAGCTGGAGCCGCTGGGCATCGCGCCGAGGGTGGGCATGTCGCGGACGGTCTACGTCGCGGCGGACCGGGCCACGGCTATGGAGCACTTGCGCTCGGGCGTCGAGCACTGGATCGAGGTGCTGAGCGGCCGAGGCCAGTTCCCGACGGGCCTGACACTGGAGCAGGCGTTCAAGCGGATTCACATCCACTACGGACACCCGGAAGAGGTCATCGAGAGCATCCGCGACGACAAGCTGTTCGCGATGTCCACGGAGCTGATCTGCCAGGTGCAGCCCGGCGACCCGACCCAGAAGCAGATTCTGAAGTCGATGGAGCTGCTGGCAACGCAGGTTGCGCCGGCGCTCGGGTGGAAGCCGAACCGGGGCTAAGAAGCGCGGGAGACCCTCCCCCTCGGCGCGGACAGTTCCAGACCGTGGCATGTTGCTGAGTTGGCATGCTCCCTACAGGTATCAGGTCATCCTGAGCGTAGCAAAGGATGACCTTGCCGCTTGCACGCTTTGCACAGAGCGACGGCCTGTCTCTGCCTGGCACTGTGCACGCCCGTGCACACGAGCAGGCCCGGTAGCCCGACCGGCCTGGGGGGCCGTGGGGACCGGCCTGGGGGCCGTGGGGACAAAGGGGCCCCGTGGTAGGGTGTGGAGGGCCTTCCTACGCCTTCCTCATCTGCCGGCCCCGCAGCCAGAACGCCACCCGCGCCAGCAGCAGCGCCCCGAGGATCGTGGCGTAGAGCATCGGCTGGCTGATGTCGATCTTGACGCGCCACAGGAAGTGGATCACCGCCAGGATGCCCGCCACGTAGACCAGCTGGTGCAGGCGCGTCCAGGTCTGGTACCCGAGCCGCCGCACCCACCCGGAGGTGGATGTCCAGGCCAGCGGCACCATCAGCAGCAGCGCCAGGAACCCGACCGTGATGAACGGCCGCTGCACCACGTCCTCGACGATGATCCCCAGGTCGACGCCCTGATCCAGCACCACGTAGACCAGGAAGTGCAGCAGCGCGTAGAAGAACGCCAGCAGGCCGAGATCGCGCCGAAGGCGGATCGGCCAGGTCCAGCCGAACGCCCACCGCAGCGGTGAGCAGGCCAGCCCCGCGATCAGGAACACCAGCGCGATCAGCCCGAGCTCGTTGATGACCTCGGCAATCGGGTTCGCGCCGAGCGTCCCGCGCACCGTCCCGACGATCATCGCCGCCAGCGGGACCAGCGCCCCGAGGATCAGGCCCGGCCGCAGCCAGGGCATCGGTGTGCCGCGCCGGGGGGCCGGCCGCGCCGCGCGTGGCCGCGCGCCAGCCGCCAGCAAGGGTGGTGTCGTCGCCATCTGTCGCCCCGTCTCAGGCTTCCGGAGCCTGCATCAGTACAGCTTGCTGCCACCCTGCCCAGCAGAGCAGCGCCTCCAGCACGTCTCAGGCTTCCGGAGCCTGCATCAGTACAGCTTGCGCGGGTCCATGCCGGCGTACAGCTCGGCCACCGATTCGGCGTACCCATTGAACGGGAGCGTCTTGCGCCGGCCGACCTCGCCGATGCGCCGCTCGCTGGCCTGGCTCCAGCGCGGATGATCGACCTCCGGGTTCACGTTCGCGTAGAAGCCGTACTCGTTCGAGGCCGCCAGCGCCCAGGAGGTCTTCGGCTGCTCCTGCGTGAAGCGGATCGTGACGATGGACTTGGCGTTCTTGAAGCCGTACTTCCACGGCACGACGAGCCGCAGCGGCGCGCCCATCTGGTTCGGCAGCTGCCGGCCGTAGACCCCGACCGTCATCAGGGTCAGCGGGTGCATCGCCTCGTCCATGCGGAGGCCCTCGACGTACGGCCATTTGAGGACCGGCCGCCGCACGCCCGGCATCTGCTTCGGATCGTTCAACGTCAGGAACTCGACATACTTCGCGTTGCTCGTCGGCTCCAGCCGCTTGATCAGGTCGGCCAGCGGGAACCCGAGCCAGGGGATCACCATCGACCACGCCTCGACGCAGCGCATCCGGTAGACCCGGTCCTCCGGCGTGAACCAGCCGAGCAGGGTGTCGATGTCGATGGTCTGGGGCTTCGCCACCTCGCCCTCGACGGCGATCGTCCAGGGACGGGTCACGAGGGTGTGGGCGTTCTGGGCCGGATCGCCCTTGTCCAGGCCAAACTCATAGAAGTTGTTGTAGGTCGTGACGGACTGGTACGAGGTCAACGCCTCGTCCGTATCGTAGGGGCCGCGCGTGCTGGGGGCAGTCGGTGGGCCGGCCGCGACAGCGGAAGGCGGCCCACCAGTCGCAGGCTGGCCCCCGGCCGCGGGCTGCTGCCCGGCCGCGGGAGCCGCCCCGGTCCCCGTCCCCTGGGCCACGGGCGGCGGCTCTGGCGCGTCTGGCGGCGGCTTCATGCCGGCCAGCCAGAGCAGGCTGCTTCCGACCAGGGCAGCCGTCCCGGCCGTGAGCAACCCGTTCTTCAGGAAGTCTCGGCGGCCCATGAAGGCCGATTCTGGCGTGATCTCGCTGCTGGGCGGCTCTGGTGGCAGGTCTCGCTGGCTCTGCATGGCTTGTCTTCCGGGCAACGGCGAGCGCCCCACCCCACCCTACCAGGGGGCCTCACCATCCCCGCGACCCCCGATCCCGCGTGCGTCTCCACACCGCGCACGGGGAGGTAGGAAGAGGCCGCCA
It encodes the following:
- a CDS encoding HAD family hydrolase; this encodes MPAFLFDLDGTLVDSVYSHVLAWRSALEGAGIELSVWRIHRRIGMSGGLLVNALLRETGTAITAEQVARIQQLHAEAYARQVPNLRPLPGARELLQYLTERGVPWTIATSGRIESAQPALDVLGVDPRVPVVTRDQVAHAKPDPDLFLAAAERLGVDIGDSIVVGDSVWDLLAARRARALGVGLLSGGYGQDELQSAGAYRVYEDPFDLLRHLDEVGVRPVD
- a CDS encoding sulfoxide reductase heme-binding subunit YedZ, with the protein product MATTPPLLAAGARPRAARPAPRRGTPMPWLRPGLILGALVPLAAMIVGTVRGTLGANPIAEVINELGLIALVFLIAGLACSPLRWAFGWTWPIRLRRDLGLLAFFYALLHFLVYVVLDQGVDLGIIVEDVVQRPFITVGFLALLLMVPLAWTSTSGWVRRLGYQTWTRLHQLVYVAGILAVIHFLWRVKIDISQPMLYATILGALLLARVAFWLRGRQMRKA
- a CDS encoding LLM class flavin-dependent oxidoreductase, which gives rise to MVVVTHPDTDRLSPTAETQVAERTAQRAGLKLGFLTRLEVGADPADSYKFGLEMFDLAEELGYDTGWIAQHHFLNGAGRLPSVFPFLAAAAQRTKRINLGTAVVTLPLEDPLRVAEDAAFVDVISGGRLQLGVGTGGDPLSFNAFGKDVNARREAYADGLRLIKTALTGQPVNGTTAVMYPTAPSLVDRIWEATFSVDGGGRIGKNGSGLLLARTSAHSGDPADVVQAPIAELYQQELEPLGIAPRVGMSRTVYVAADRATAMEHLRSGVEHWIEVLSGRGQFPTGLTLEQAFKRIHIHYGHPEEVIESIRDDKLFAMSTELICQVQPGDPTQKQILKSMELLATQVAPALGWKPNRG
- a CDS encoding aspartate/glutamate racemase family protein, encoding MPLDAAPAPEEGAPHRVLVVNPNTSDEMTAAIHRAACGAAPPGVLVETVRAESGPRSIEGHFDEAVSALATLEPVLRRQHEADAFVLACFSAHIGIDAAREVTRKPVVGIAEAGMALATFLGRRFSIVTTSPRWRPILEDAVRLYGYESRCASVRSSGLAVLELERLPHAEVVERLTTEAERAVCEDGAEAIVLGCAGMADLETRLRAALDVPIVESVAAGVGLACTLARLGLGTSARGTYAPVQPREVAGELPAAVRRVYEG
- the msrP gene encoding protein-methionine-sulfoxide reductase catalytic subunit MsrP: MQSQRDLPPEPPSSEITPESAFMGRRDFLKNGLLTAGTAALVGSSLLWLAGMKPPPDAPEPPPVAQGTGTGAAPAAGQQPAAGGQPATGGPPSAVAAGPPTAPSTRGPYDTDEALTSYQSVTTYNNFYEFGLDKGDPAQNAHTLVTRPWTIAVEGEVAKPQTIDIDTLLGWFTPEDRVYRMRCVEAWSMVIPWLGFPLADLIKRLEPTSNAKYVEFLTLNDPKQMPGVRRPVLKWPYVEGLRMDEAMHPLTLMTVGVYGRQLPNQMGAPLRLVVPWKYGFKNAKSIVTIRFTQEQPKTSWALAASNEYGFYANVNPEVDHPRWSQASERRIGEVGRRKTLPFNGYAESVAELYAGMDPRKLY